A stretch of Equus caballus isolate H_3958 breed thoroughbred chromosome 11, TB-T2T, whole genome shotgun sequence DNA encodes these proteins:
- the CDK5RAP3 gene encoding CDK5 regulatory subunit-associated protein 3, whose product MEDHQHVPIDIQTSKLLDWLVDRRHCNLKWQSLVLTIREKINAAIQDMPESEEIAQLLSGSYIHYFHCLRIVDLLKGTEASTKNIFGRYSSQRMKDWQEIVALYEKDNTYLVELSSLLVRNVNYEIPSLKKQIAKCQQQQQEYSRKEEEGQAGAAEMREQFYHSCKQYGITGDNVRRELLALVKDLPSQLAEIGAGAQSLGEAIDLYQACVGFVCESPTEQVLPMLRYVQKRGNCTVYEWRTGTEPSVVERPHLEEPPEQVEEDAIDWGDFGVEMASEGADASISAQPAGIDWGVSLESDSQEAAADGIDWGDDAAASQITVLEAGTQAPEGVARGPDALTLLEYPETRNQFIDELMELEIFLSQRAVEMSEEADILSVSQFQLAPAILQGQTKAKMVTMVSALQDLIGRLTNLRMQHLFMILASPRYVDRVTEFLQQKLKQSQLLALKKELMVQKQQEALQEQAALEPKLDLLLEKTKELQKLIEADISKRYNGRPVNLMGTSL is encoded by the exons ATGGAG GACCATCAGCACGTGCCCATCGACATCCAGACCAGCAAGCTGCTCG ACTGGCTGGTGGACAGAAGGCACTGCAACCTGAAATGGCAGAGTCTGGTGTTGACGATCCGAGAGAAGATCAACGCTGCCATCCAGGACATGCCAGAGAGCGAAGAGATCGCCCAGCTGCTCTCTGGATCCT ACATTCACTACTTCCACTGCCTAAGAATCGTGGACCTTCTCAAAGGTACCGAAGCctccacaaaaaatatttttggccGGTACTCTTCACAGCGAATGAAG GATTGGCAGGAGATCGTAGCGCTGTATGAGAAGGACAACACCTACTTAG TGGAACTCTCTAGCCTCCTGGTTCGGAATGTCAACTATGAGATCCCCTCGCTGAAGAAGCAGATTGCCAagtgccagcagcagcagcaagaatATAGCCGCAAGGAGGAGGAGGGCCAGGCAGGGGCTGCCGAGATGCGGGAGCAGTTCTACCACTCGTGCAAGCAGTACGGCATCACG GGAGACAATGTCCGGAGAGAGCTGCTGGCCCTGGTGAAGGACCTGCCGAGTCAGCTGGCTGAGATTGGGGCCGGGGCTCAGTCCCTGGGGGAAGCTATTGACCTGTACCAGGCCTGTGTGGGGTTTGTGTGTGAAAG CCCCACAGAGCAGGTGTTGCCTATGCTGCGGTACGTACAGAAGCGGGGAAACTGCACCGTGTATGAGTGGAGGACGGGCACGGAGCCCTCCGTGGTGGAGCGGCCGCACCTCGAGGAGCCTCCTGAGCAAGTGGAAGAGGACGCG aTTGACTGGGGCGACTTTGGAGTGGAGATGGCTTCTGAAGGGGCAGATGCCAGCATCTCTGCTCAGCCTGCCGGAATTGACTGGGGCGTCTCCCTGGAGTCGGACTCACAG GAAGCTGCGGCAGATGGGATAGACTGGGGAGACGATGCAGCCGCTTCGCAGATCACAGTGCTGGAAGCTGGAACCCAGG CTCCGGAAGGTGTTGCTAGGGGCCCAGATGCCTTGACACTTCTTGAATACCCTGAGACCCGGAATCAGTTCATCGACGAGCTCATGGAG CTCGAGATCTTCTTGTCCCAGAGAGCAGTGGAGATGAGTGAGGAGGCCGACATCCTGTCTGTGAGCCAGTTCCAGCTGGCTCCAGCCATCCTGCAGGGCCAGACCAAAGCAAAGATGGTTACCATGGTGTCGGCGCTGCAGGATCTGATTGGCCGGCTCACCAATCTTCGAATGCAGCACTTGTTTATGATCCTGGCCTCCCCAAG GTATGTGGACCGAGTGACTGAGTTCCTCCAGCAAAAGCTGAAGCAGTCCCAGCTACTGGCTTTGAAGAAAGAACTGATGGTGCAGAAGCAGCAGGAAGCACTGCAGGAGCAGGCAGCTCTGGAGCCCAAGCTGGACCTGCTGCTAGAAAAGACCAAGGAGCTGCAGAAGCTG ATCGAGGCTGACATTTCCAAGAGGTACAACGGGCGTCCCGTGAACTTGATGGGAACCTCTCTCTGA